The Desulfurispora thermophila DSM 16022 genome contains a region encoding:
- a CDS encoding type II toxin-antitoxin system VapC family toxin — protein sequence MNGATGNCLLDTNIVIALFAGDENVLQNIVGCRQIFLPSIVLGELYYGAQKSQRVEANSRRIDELVFRVKVLSVDTQTARLYGQIKSIMQRKGQPIPENDLWIAALAQQHGLVLVTRDQHFNFIPNVVVVNW from the coding sequence TTGAACGGGGCAACTGGTAATTGCTTGCTGGACACCAATATTGTGATTGCGTTATTTGCCGGGGATGAAAATGTTTTGCAGAACATTGTGGGTTGCCGGCAAATTTTTTTACCATCCATTGTCCTGGGCGAATTGTATTATGGAGCGCAAAAGTCGCAGCGGGTGGAAGCCAACAGCCGGCGCATTGATGAATTGGTTTTCCGGGTGAAAGTACTGTCAGTGGATACACAAACCGCCAGGTTATACGGGCAGATTAAATCTATTATGCAAAGAAAAGGGCAGCCCATTCCGGAAAATGATCTCTGGATTGCTGCTCTGGCTCAACAACACGGTCTGGTTTTGGTCACCCGTGATCAGCATTTTAACTTTATCCCAAATGTGGTGGTAGTGAACTGGTAA
- the uvrC gene encoding excinuclease ABC subunit UvrC, translated as MSLQDKLPYLPAAPGVYIFRDGNGGVLYVGKAVSLRQRVRSYFQDPARLPPKTRVMLQRAADLEYIVTDNEVEALILEANLIKEHRPRYNVLLRDDKSYPYLKVTINEDYPRVFVTRTVSRDGARYFGPYTAVRDLRETLEVLRSLFPFRTCKHKDLSKVERPCLNYHIKRCPAPCGGRIGREEYRRNMEQICLFLEGRQEEILKQLRGQMQAAAAALQFEKAALLRDRLRALESVLEKQKVAAAGRGDRDVLALARSGDLSCVALFFVRGGKLVGRENFFLEGTEGLERAEVLTAFLKQYYGRAEFIPPLILLSDGDKRELTAVAGWLTLLQKKSGTMDRAGAAGQPDGKPPEGRPEEQGGGKKRALVQIKVPQKGEDKQLVDMVAHNALLALREEELARTGRKRKEQALERLAAVLGLPGPPHRLECYDISHTAGQETVASLVVMLDGRPAPREYRKFHLRTLSGPDDFAAMAEVLTRRFDRAREERQLINTGQLSTKEAKFHQLPDLVLIDGGAGQLGAARQVLQQQGLAHIPVFALAKKEELIYRPQDEPLRLQRDDPALQLLQTLRDEAHRFAVSYHRQRRTRRSLKSVLEEIPGIGPVRRRALQKAFPGLEELQKASLEQLAALPGMNRSAAAAVYRFLHGEEKEGV; from the coding sequence ATGAGTTTACAGGATAAACTGCCCTATTTGCCGGCAGCGCCCGGCGTGTACATTTTTCGCGACGGCAACGGCGGCGTGCTCTATGTGGGCAAAGCCGTCTCTTTGCGCCAGCGGGTGCGTTCCTACTTTCAGGATCCCGCCCGCCTGCCGCCCAAAACCCGGGTCATGCTGCAGCGGGCGGCCGACCTGGAATACATTGTCACCGACAACGAGGTGGAGGCCCTGATCCTGGAGGCCAACCTGATCAAGGAGCACCGGCCGCGCTACAATGTGCTGCTGCGCGATGACAAGAGCTATCCCTACCTCAAGGTGACCATAAACGAGGACTACCCGCGGGTTTTTGTTACCCGCACGGTGAGCCGGGACGGGGCGCGTTATTTCGGCCCCTACACGGCCGTGCGCGACCTGCGGGAAACGCTGGAAGTGCTGCGCTCGCTGTTCCCTTTTCGCACCTGCAAGCACAAAGACCTGAGCAAGGTGGAGCGCCCCTGTCTCAATTACCACATCAAGCGCTGCCCGGCCCCCTGCGGCGGACGCATCGGCCGCGAGGAGTACCGGCGCAACATGGAACAGATCTGTCTGTTTCTGGAAGGCAGGCAGGAGGAAATCCTAAAGCAGCTGCGCGGGCAGATGCAGGCGGCGGCCGCGGCGCTGCAGTTTGAAAAGGCGGCCCTGCTGCGGGACCGGCTGCGGGCGCTGGAGAGCGTGCTGGAAAAACAAAAAGTGGCCGCCGCCGGACGGGGCGACCGCGATGTGCTGGCCCTGGCCAGAAGCGGTGACCTGAGCTGCGTGGCGCTCTTTTTTGTGCGCGGGGGCAAGCTGGTGGGGCGGGAGAATTTTTTTCTGGAGGGTACCGAGGGGCTGGAGCGGGCCGAGGTGCTCACCGCCTTCCTCAAACAGTATTACGGCCGGGCCGAGTTCATCCCGCCGCTGATTTTGCTTTCCGACGGGGATAAACGGGAACTGACCGCCGTGGCCGGCTGGCTGACTTTATTACAGAAAAAAAGTGGGACGATGGACCGCGCTGGTGCTGCCGGGCAGCCGGACGGTAAACCGCCGGAGGGCCGGCCGGAGGAGCAGGGGGGCGGGAAAAAGCGGGCTCTTGTACAGATCAAAGTGCCCCAAAAAGGCGAGGATAAGCAACTGGTGGATATGGTGGCCCACAACGCCCTGCTGGCCCTGCGGGAGGAGGAACTGGCCCGCACCGGCCGAAAGCGGAAGGAGCAGGCCCTGGAACGCCTGGCCGCCGTGCTGGGGCTGCCCGGGCCACCGCATCGCCTGGAGTGCTACGATATATCCCACACCGCCGGGCAGGAAACCGTGGCCTCCCTGGTGGTGATGCTGGACGGCCGCCCGGCGCCCCGGGAATACCGCAAATTCCATTTGCGCACTTTAAGCGGGCCGGACGACTTTGCCGCCATGGCCGAGGTGCTGACGCGGCGCTTTGACCGGGCGCGGGAAGAGCGGCAGCTGATCAATACCGGCCAGCTGTCCACAAAAGAGGCCAAATTTCATCAGCTGCCGGATCTGGTGCTCATTGACGGTGGGGCCGGGCAGTTGGGCGCCGCCCGCCAGGTGCTGCAGCAGCAGGGTTTGGCGCACATCCCGGTATTTGCCCTGGCCAAAAAGGAAGAGCTGATTTACCGTCCTCAGGACGAACCGCTGCGCCTGCAGAGGGACGACCCGGCCCTGCAGCTGCTGCAGACACTGCGCGATGAGGCGCACCGCTTTGCCGTGAGCTATCACCGCCAGCGGCGCACCCGGCGCAGCCTGAAATCGGTGCTGGAGGAAATCCCGGGCATCGGCCCGGTGCGGCGGCGGGCTTTGCAAAAAGCCTTTCCCGGCCTGGAGGAACTGCAAAAGGCCTCCCTGGAGCAGCTGGCCGCCCTGCCGGGCATGAACCGCAGCGCCGCCGCGGCGGTGTACCGCTTTTTGCATGGTGAAGAAAAGGAAGGGGTTTGA
- a CDS encoding Cof-type HAD-IIB family hydrolase: MTEYKLLAMDVDDTLLDKELRLHPADQAAIARARAAGVQVVLATGRMYRATLPLARRLGITAPLITYQGAYIRHPLTDEEIWHCPVPLNLALEVLELNRQWGFHVNAYFDDNIYVAEQTEHSLRYQAISGVAAIPVGDLSAFLRRAGRDLTKVLLIAPEKELDAVLPLCRRHFGDRLHITKSKPFFLEFSHPQANKGEALARLCDRLGLSLAQAIAVGDSYNDLEMLEMAGLGVAVGNAREEVKARADYVTAPVEEGGVARVIEKFIFAESKDNFSG; the protein is encoded by the coding sequence ATGACAGAGTACAAGCTGCTGGCCATGGATGTGGATGATACGCTATTGGATAAAGAACTGCGCCTGCACCCGGCCGACCAGGCAGCCATCGCCCGGGCCCGGGCGGCCGGCGTGCAGGTGGTGCTGGCCACGGGCCGCATGTACCGGGCCACCCTGCCCCTGGCCCGCCGCCTGGGCATTACCGCGCCGCTGATCACCTACCAGGGCGCCTATATCCGCCACCCGCTCACAGATGAGGAAATCTGGCATTGCCCGGTGCCCTTGAATCTGGCGCTGGAAGTGCTGGAACTGAACCGGCAGTGGGGCTTTCATGTCAATGCTTATTTTGACGACAACATCTATGTGGCCGAGCAGACCGAGCACAGTTTGCGTTACCAGGCTATTTCGGGTGTGGCCGCCATTCCGGTGGGCGATCTGAGCGCCTTCCTGCGCCGGGCCGGGCGCGATTTGACCAAGGTGTTGCTCATCGCGCCGGAAAAAGAGCTGGATGCTGTGCTTCCCCTCTGTCGCCGCCATTTTGGTGACCGGTTGCATATTACCAAATCCAAGCCGTTTTTTCTGGAGTTTTCCCACCCGCAGGCCAACAAAGGGGAAGCTCTGGCCCGCCTGTGCGACCGCCTGGGTTTGTCCCTGGCCCAGGCCATTGCCGTGGGCGACAGCTACAACGACCTGGAGATGCTGGAGATGGCCGGTCTGGGCGTGGCGGTGGGTAATGCCCGGGAGGAAGTGAAAGCGCGGGCCGATTATGTAACCGCCCCGGTGGAGGAGGGCGGCGTGGCCCGGGTGATAGAAAAGTTTATTTTCGCTGAAAGCAAGGATAATTTTAGCGGGTAA
- a CDS encoding amylo-alpha-1,6-glucosidase, with the protein MQPITLGKAAWADHQAGAGREWLVTNGAGSYAMSTIINLNTRKYHGLLVASLSPPVRRTLLLAKLDESVTIGSTTYNLATNRTVHGLSEGGYIHQQRFVLNYFPTFVYAFDQVFLEKTIFMLHGESSTVVLYRFSNGPQPARLYLRPMVNCRDHHWTLRQGQISLHSRPLPHGVSIQVTPAVPPLFLCCAQASFHPTDDWYRELYYPEEAARGEPALEDHYLPGYFEVEIAPHEDKWITFLATTTSCTAVDGPAALEKEKKRYRVLLEQAGYSDPLARRLVWAADAFIVRRQSTGGKSVIAGYPWFNDWGRDAMIALPGLTLVTKRFAAARSILLTYAAHCKEGLLPNMFPDGRGQEPLYNTVDAALWYFHAVYKYYQYTGDLDLIRQRLLDVLQEIVEWYIKGTHFHIQMQEDGLLSAGTPQHQLTWMDAKVDQWVVTPRHGKAVEICALWYNALCVLEYFCRLSGRTFSWPDLPRRVKESFGRIFWYEAGGYLYDVVNEQGADTAIRPNQVIACALPYTPLREEQMRRLLGVVWRELYATYGLRSLAPGHPAYRGVYQGDRWQRDGAYHQGTAWSWLIGPFVTALRRAHNYDAASRQLAGRMIRPFADHLAEHGVGYIAEIFDGNEPVIARGCPAQAWGVAEVLRAYVEDVLER; encoded by the coding sequence ATGCAGCCCATCACTCTGGGCAAGGCGGCCTGGGCCGATCACCAGGCCGGGGCCGGCCGGGAATGGCTGGTGACCAACGGTGCGGGTAGCTACGCCATGAGCACCATCATCAACCTGAACACGCGCAAGTACCACGGCTTGCTGGTCGCTTCGCTCAGTCCGCCGGTGCGCCGTACCCTGCTTTTGGCCAAACTGGACGAGAGTGTGACCATTGGCTCCACTACCTACAACCTGGCCACCAATCGTACGGTGCACGGCTTGAGCGAGGGAGGGTACATCCACCAGCAGCGCTTTGTGCTGAACTACTTCCCCACCTTTGTCTATGCCTTCGACCAGGTGTTTCTGGAAAAAACCATCTTTATGCTGCACGGTGAAAGCAGTACAGTTGTCCTTTATCGCTTCAGCAATGGCCCGCAGCCGGCCCGTCTGTACCTGCGCCCCATGGTCAATTGCCGCGACCACCACTGGACGCTGCGCCAGGGGCAGATTTCCCTGCACAGCCGGCCTCTGCCGCACGGTGTGAGCATTCAGGTGACGCCGGCCGTACCACCCCTGTTTCTCTGCTGTGCGCAGGCATCTTTTCATCCCACTGACGACTGGTACCGGGAACTTTATTATCCGGAAGAAGCGGCGCGGGGCGAACCGGCACTGGAGGACCACTACCTGCCGGGTTATTTCGAGGTGGAAATTGCTCCCCACGAGGACAAGTGGATCACTTTTCTGGCCACCACCACCAGTTGTACAGCCGTGGATGGTCCGGCCGCCCTGGAGAAGGAGAAAAAGCGTTATCGGGTTTTGTTGGAGCAGGCCGGGTACAGCGACCCCCTGGCGCGCCGCCTGGTCTGGGCGGCCGACGCTTTCATCGTTCGCCGCCAGTCCACCGGGGGCAAAAGTGTGATAGCCGGCTACCCCTGGTTTAACGACTGGGGGCGGGACGCCATGATCGCCCTGCCCGGCCTGACCCTGGTGACAAAACGCTTTGCCGCCGCCCGGTCCATTTTGCTCACCTACGCCGCGCACTGCAAAGAGGGCCTTTTGCCCAACATGTTCCCCGACGGCCGGGGACAGGAGCCGCTCTACAACACGGTGGACGCCGCCCTGTGGTACTTCCACGCCGTCTATAAATATTACCAGTACACCGGCGACCTGGACCTGATCCGCCAGCGCCTGCTGGATGTGCTGCAGGAGATAGTGGAGTGGTATATTAAGGGTACCCATTTCCATATCCAGATGCAGGAAGACGGCCTGCTGTCCGCCGGCACGCCGCAGCACCAGCTCACCTGGATGGACGCCAAGGTGGATCAGTGGGTGGTGACACCCCGGCACGGCAAGGCGGTGGAAATCTGCGCCCTGTGGTACAATGCCCTGTGCGTGCTGGAATACTTCTGCCGTTTGAGCGGCCGCACTTTTTCCTGGCCCGACCTGCCGCGGCGGGTCAAAGAGAGTTTTGGGCGCATCTTCTGGTACGAGGCGGGCGGCTACCTGTACGATGTGGTCAATGAGCAGGGAGCCGACACGGCTATCAGGCCCAACCAGGTGATTGCCTGCGCATTGCCTTACACGCCGTTGCGGGAAGAGCAAATGCGTCGCCTGCTGGGCGTGGTCTGGCGCGAGCTATATGCCACTTACGGTCTGCGCAGCCTGGCTCCCGGTCACCCCGCCTACCGGGGGGTGTATCAGGGCGACCGCTGGCAGCGGGACGGCGCCTACCACCAGGGCACGGCCTGGAGCTGGCTGATTGGCCCCTTTGTGACGGCCCTGCGGCGGGCGCACAATTACGACGCGGCCAGTCGCCAGCTGGCCGGGCGTATGATTCGGCCCTTTGCCGACCATCTGGCCGAGCACGGTGTGGGTTACATCGCCGAGATTTTTGACGGCAACGAACCGGTGATAGCGCGGGGCTGTCCGGCGCAGGCCTGGGGTGTGGCCGAGGTGCTGCGCGCCTATGTGGAGGACGTGCTGGAACGCTAA
- a CDS encoding bifunctional phosphoglucose/phosphomannose isomerase → MDAKLLDNVKLLYEKDSKGMLKALAELPHQCYLACWELPGQLQLEDSVPISNIVVTGLGGSAIGGDLLRVYCLDRCSVPVLVNRDYNLPAFVGPDTLLFAVSYSGNTEETLSAYQQARQKGARIVALTTGGQLAELAQQDGVPWIRIPAGLQPRAATGFLFIPTLVVLEKLGFLSGVEKEVAELVEHLKTLQKNLAPEVPLESNSAKQLALKLHGRIPVIWGASGTSEVVAQRWKGQINENAKAPAYWNVLPELNHNELVGFKVPSELLSQLHIVILRDPDDHPRVQKRMAITKEVIAQSVAGITEVSASGGNRLARAYSLIYSGDYTSVYLAFLYGIDPGPVEVIDYLKQALASNGGR, encoded by the coding sequence ATGGATGCAAAACTGCTGGACAATGTAAAATTACTGTATGAAAAGGACAGCAAGGGCATGCTTAAAGCGCTGGCCGAATTGCCCCACCAGTGCTACCTGGCTTGCTGGGAACTGCCCGGCCAGCTCCAGCTGGAAGATAGCGTACCTATCAGCAACATTGTGGTCACCGGCCTGGGCGGCTCGGCCATCGGCGGCGACCTGCTGCGCGTGTACTGTCTGGACCGCTGCAGCGTGCCCGTACTGGTCAACCGCGACTACAATTTACCCGCCTTCGTGGGGCCGGACACGCTTCTCTTTGCCGTCAGCTATTCGGGCAACACGGAAGAAACGCTGAGTGCCTACCAGCAGGCCCGGCAAAAAGGGGCGCGCATCGTGGCCCTGACCACGGGGGGCCAGCTGGCCGAACTTGCTCAACAGGACGGCGTACCCTGGATTAGAATCCCCGCCGGGTTACAGCCCCGGGCGGCTACCGGGTTTTTGTTCATTCCCACCCTGGTGGTGCTGGAAAAACTGGGTTTTTTGTCCGGCGTGGAAAAAGAAGTGGCCGAACTGGTGGAGCACCTGAAAACACTGCAAAAAAACCTGGCTCCCGAAGTGCCGCTGGAGAGCAACAGCGCCAAACAACTGGCTCTGAAACTGCACGGCCGGATTCCCGTCATCTGGGGGGCCAGCGGCACCAGCGAAGTGGTGGCCCAGCGCTGGAAAGGGCAGATCAATGAAAATGCCAAGGCGCCGGCTTACTGGAACGTCCTGCCCGAGCTCAACCACAACGAGCTGGTGGGATTTAAAGTGCCGTCCGAACTCTTGAGCCAGCTGCACATTGTCATATTGCGCGATCCGGACGACCATCCCCGGGTGCAAAAGCGCATGGCCATCACCAAAGAGGTAATCGCTCAATCTGTGGCCGGTATCACCGAAGTGTCGGCCAGCGGGGGCAACCGCCTGGCGCGCGCTTATTCGCTGATTTACAGCGGTGATTACACCAGCGTTTACCTGGCCTTCTTGTACGGCATCGATCCCGGTCCGGTGGAGGTAATTGACTACCTGAAACAGGCCCTGGCCAGTAACGGTGGTCGGTAG
- the rapZ gene encoding RNase adapter RapZ: MRMVIVTGLSGAGKTQAVRALEDLGFFCVDNLPPRLMGKFVELCLASRREIKNVALVVDIRGGEFFDDLSDALTGLQQGGIKYEILFLEASDDVLLRRYKEARRVHPLSQGGDVLAGIRQEREKLRELRGRADVKVDTSRLSPAQLKEIIRSHFAVDESGGRLRVTITSFGYKYGIPSDCDLLFDVRFLPNPHYQPDLRPLTGNDRTVADYVLAPAVTGQFLHKLQDLLQFLLPYYQAEGKSGLQIAVGCTGGRHRSVTIVNELARFLRQQGYPVQVQHRDIGQPAEGDVCGSS, from the coding sequence CTGCGCATGGTTATTGTCACCGGCCTTTCCGGAGCCGGGAAAACCCAGGCGGTACGTGCTCTGGAGGATCTGGGTTTTTTCTGTGTGGACAACTTGCCACCCCGCTTGATGGGCAAATTTGTGGAACTGTGTCTGGCCTCCCGGCGGGAAATTAAAAATGTGGCCCTGGTGGTGGACATCCGGGGAGGAGAGTTTTTCGACGACCTGAGCGACGCTCTGACCGGCCTGCAGCAGGGGGGGATTAAGTATGAAATCCTCTTTCTGGAAGCATCGGACGATGTGTTGCTGCGCCGTTATAAAGAGGCGCGGCGAGTTCACCCTTTAAGCCAGGGAGGGGATGTGCTGGCCGGCATCCGGCAGGAGCGGGAAAAACTGCGCGAGTTGCGCGGCCGGGCCGATGTGAAAGTGGATACCTCCCGCCTTTCTCCCGCGCAACTGAAAGAAATTATCCGCAGTCATTTCGCTGTCGATGAAAGCGGTGGCCGGCTGCGCGTCACCATTACCTCTTTTGGGTATAAATACGGCATTCCTTCCGACTGTGACCTGCTTTTTGATGTCCGCTTCCTGCCCAACCCGCACTATCAGCCCGATTTGCGCCCCCTGACGGGCAATGATCGGACGGTGGCCGATTATGTACTGGCTCCGGCCGTTACCGGGCAGTTTTTGCATAAATTGCAGGACTTGTTGCAGTTCTTGCTGCCTTACTATCAGGCCGAGGGCAAATCGGGGCTGCAAATCGCTGTGGGATGCACCGGCGGGAGACACCGTTCGGTAACCATCGTCAATGAACTGGCTCGCTTCCTTCGCCAGCAGGGGTACCCGGTGCAGGTACAGCACAGAGACATCGGACAGCCGGCGGAGGGAGATGTATGCGGCAGCTCGTGA
- a CDS encoding gluconeogenesis factor YvcK family protein: MRQLVKWLYPGLQVKRWLLLAAGGFLLTLAASALLAARFWPFPRQLVLEWGRAHLGLAADWPWLVLVGLTGLAANIYGLYRAVKSLLVVLQPDGTRLVDLLYARHYLRRGPRIVVVGGGTGLSTLLRGLKKYTSNITAIVSVADDGGSSGRLRQDMGILPPGDIRNCLVALADRESLMEQLFRYRFPSGELAGHSLGNLLLAGMADLTGSFQQAVHDISRVLAVRGRVLPVTLQKCTLGARYADGGVVWGESSIPQPGRQIAEVFLSPADCRPLPEALAAIEQADLIVIGPGSLYTSILPNLLVPGVSQALQQAAGRKVYVCNVMTQPGETEGYTASRHLQVLQQYAGRTVDWIVVNRAEVPVAVRERYAAQQAGPVVVDETECARLGVTVLAEDLLQIEGQVVRHHPEKLAGLLMGLLLADRPMR; this comes from the coding sequence ATGCGGCAGCTCGTGAAATGGCTATATCCGGGCCTGCAGGTGAAACGCTGGCTACTGCTGGCGGCCGGGGGTTTTTTGCTGACGCTGGCGGCCAGTGCGCTGCTGGCGGCGCGTTTCTGGCCCTTCCCCCGTCAGCTGGTGCTGGAATGGGGGCGCGCCCATCTGGGACTGGCGGCGGACTGGCCCTGGCTGGTGCTGGTGGGGCTAACCGGGCTGGCCGCCAACATTTATGGCCTGTACCGGGCGGTCAAATCGCTGCTGGTTGTGCTGCAGCCCGACGGCACCCGCCTGGTGGATTTACTCTACGCCCGGCATTATTTACGGCGTGGTCCGCGTATTGTGGTCGTCGGCGGTGGCACGGGCCTTTCCACCCTGCTGCGCGGCTTGAAAAAATACACCAGCAATATCACGGCCATTGTTTCGGTGGCCGACGACGGTGGCAGTTCGGGGCGGTTGCGCCAGGATATGGGTATCCTGCCGCCCGGTGATATCCGCAACTGCCTGGTGGCGCTGGCCGACCGGGAGAGTCTGATGGAGCAATTGTTTCGCTACCGTTTTCCCAGCGGTGAGCTGGCCGGGCATAGCCTGGGCAACTTGCTGCTGGCCGGTATGGCCGACCTTACGGGCAGCTTCCAGCAGGCGGTGCACGACATCAGCCGTGTGCTGGCCGTGCGGGGGAGGGTGCTGCCCGTAACCCTGCAGAAATGCACCCTGGGCGCCCGCTATGCCGATGGTGGTGTGGTCTGGGGAGAGTCGAGCATCCCGCAGCCGGGGCGGCAAATTGCTGAGGTGTTCCTGTCGCCCGCCGACTGCCGGCCTCTGCCCGAAGCGCTGGCCGCTATCGAGCAGGCCGATTTAATTGTGATTGGCCCGGGCAGCCTTTACACCAGCATTCTGCCCAACTTACTGGTACCCGGTGTTAGCCAGGCCCTGCAGCAAGCCGCGGGGCGCAAGGTGTATGTGTGTAACGTTATGACCCAGCCGGGGGAAACCGAGGGCTACACGGCCTCTCGCCATTTGCAGGTGTTGCAGCAGTATGCCGGCCGGACGGTTGACTGGATAGTTGTCAACCGGGCAGAAGTGCCGGTGGCTGTGCGGGAGCGCTATGCGGCCCAGCAGGCCGGACCGGTGGTGGTGGATGAGACGGAATGCGCCCGCTTGGGAGTGACCGTGCTGGCGGAGGATCTGTTGCAAATAGAAGGCCAGGTGGTGCGCCACCACCCGGAGAAACTGGCCGGCCTGTTGATGGGCCTGTTGCTGGCCGACCGGCCGATGCGTTAG
- a CDS encoding polysaccharide deacetylase family protein: MLLALVSLVFMAAAVAHVVYHDARYKLTLALFEAYPPAAAEGKSGPRPVPVLMYHKVNPDPRTGGLGLRVPPDKFAWQMDFLASHGYHTVSLLDVLAAWQGQKKLPSRPVVITFDDGYLDNYTYALPILRQHGFTATVFVVAGTVGGINSFDYPVRQPRNVMMGWDEIKKMQQAGITIGSHTLNHPHLADLTADQQAYQLRRSKEILEEHLGRPVDVLCYPYGSYNEETLRQAAAAGYWVAVTTVQGLAVPADAPYRLKRIRIRGDYSRDKFVHELLRYY; the protein is encoded by the coding sequence GTGCTGCTGGCCCTGGTCAGTCTGGTTTTCATGGCGGCCGCCGTGGCCCATGTGGTCTACCACGACGCCCGTTACAAACTGACCCTGGCCCTGTTTGAAGCGTACCCGCCCGCTGCAGCCGAGGGCAAAAGCGGGCCCCGGCCCGTGCCCGTGCTGATGTACCACAAGGTCAACCCGGACCCGCGCACCGGCGGTCTGGGCCTGCGCGTGCCGCCGGACAAATTTGCCTGGCAGATGGACTTTCTGGCCAGCCACGGCTATCACACCGTCAGCCTGCTGGACGTGCTGGCCGCCTGGCAGGGGCAGAAAAAGCTGCCCTCCCGGCCCGTGGTGATCACCTTTGATGACGGCTACCTGGACAACTACACTTATGCCCTGCCTATCCTGCGCCAGCACGGCTTCACTGCCACCGTGTTCGTGGTGGCCGGCACAGTGGGGGGGATAAATTCCTTCGACTATCCGGTACGCCAGCCGCGCAATGTCATGATGGGCTGGGATGAGATTAAAAAGATGCAGCAGGCCGGCATCACCATCGGCTCGCACACGCTTAACCACCCCCATCTGGCCGACCTGACGGCAGATCAGCAGGCCTACCAGTTGCGCCGCAGCAAGGAGATCCTGGAAGAACACCTGGGCCGGCCGGTGGATGTGCTCTGTTACCCCTATGGCAGCTATAATGAGGAAACACTGCGCCAGGCCGCTGCAGCCGGTTATTGGGTAGCCGTAACCACAGTGCAGGGCCTGGCTGTACCTGCCGATGCACCGTACCGGCTGAAGCGCATCCGTATCCGGGGGGATTACTCCCGGGATAAGTTTGTGCATGAGTTGCTGCGGTATTATTAA
- the whiA gene encoding DNA-binding protein WhiA has translation MSFSHLTKNELARIPAGSPCCQRAELAALARLDGTLKIARQQVTLQLVNQNAAVARRIFALLKELFDVQPRVLVQRKTRLRKNNIYLVVVSPGQAGPVLEALGLLTPDGMLQQKVPPSILRRDCCRRAYLRGAFMGGGSVNNPGGTYHLEIISNNEQHAKTLAALMKRCGLDAKVSTRKSWFVVYLKESEQIAACLSIMGAHAALLEFENKRVMKDMRNHVNRLVNCETANLNKTVQAAVKQVEDIKLIESTIGLNELPEPLRQTARLRLNHPDASLRELAEMSQPRLGRSGINHRLRKIEQIARQLRQDTSG, from the coding sequence ATGTCCTTCTCGCATTTGACCAAAAACGAGCTGGCCCGCATTCCGGCCGGTTCGCCCTGTTGCCAGCGAGCCGAACTGGCCGCCCTGGCCAGGTTGGACGGCACACTGAAAATAGCCCGCCAACAGGTCACGTTGCAACTGGTCAACCAAAATGCGGCCGTGGCCAGACGCATTTTCGCGTTGCTCAAGGAGCTTTTTGATGTTCAGCCGCGAGTGCTGGTGCAGCGCAAGACCAGATTGCGCAAAAACAACATCTATCTGGTGGTCGTGTCGCCCGGGCAGGCCGGCCCGGTGTTGGAAGCACTGGGGCTGCTCACACCGGACGGGATGCTGCAGCAAAAAGTACCCCCGTCCATTCTGCGCCGCGACTGCTGCCGGCGGGCCTACCTGCGTGGTGCCTTTATGGGCGGCGGGTCGGTGAACAACCCCGGCGGTACCTACCACCTGGAGATCATTAGCAATAACGAACAGCACGCCAAAACCCTGGCTGCTTTGATGAAACGTTGCGGGCTGGATGCCAAAGTCAGTACGCGCAAAAGCTGGTTTGTGGTTTACTTGAAGGAAAGCGAGCAGATTGCCGCCTGCCTCAGTATTATGGGTGCGCACGCCGCTCTGCTGGAGTTTGAAAACAAGCGGGTCATGAAGGACATGCGCAACCATGTCAACCGCCTGGTGAACTGCGAAACGGCCAACCTGAACAAAACTGTCCAGGCGGCCGTCAAGCAGGTTGAGGATATTAAACTTATCGAAAGCACCATCGGTCTGAATGAACTACCAGAGCCTTTACGGCAAACGGCCCGGCTCAGACTCAACCATCCCGACGCCAGCCTGCGGGAACTGGCCGAGATGAGCCAGCCGCGTTTGGGACGTTCCGGCATCAACCACCGCCTGCGCAAAATTGAGCAAATAGCCCGGCAACTGCGGCAGGATACCTCCGGGTAA